A portion of the Limosilactobacillus reuteri genome contains these proteins:
- the helD gene encoding RNA polymerase recycling motor HelD — protein MSTKTEKELEQKYLDNVIDKVKQAEQKAEEKIKTAQHDIKGINKQIDDIHLNTTTYSGMMDTAMSFRAQQQMLDERQNSWQHAADRLATLQRLEKKPYFARIDFREKGANESEKVYIGLASFTDKPDHFLVYDWRAPISSVYYEGKLGKVKYQTPVGEQEVDLTLKRQFQIKDGVIVTIFDTDEQVGDQMLLDALGNHSSTKMKSIVTTIQRKQNEIIRDTKNELLFVQGAAGSGKTAAVLQRVAWLLYRYRGNLTSSQVVLFSPNQLFNDYIDQVLPELGEHNMVQMTYFQFANRRVPKLHVQNLEQRFESHQDETAKNAQQLLTSLQYFKATERYANHLGHANMRFRNLMFNGKVFLSKEKIKEIYYSFNNNYNLGNRLDGTKEELIKDLNHRVSTEMRNKWVEDEIQSLSKEEIDNLFNNQPREFEDEDKEYKFLARQIVMRAFMPIKKAIDHNQWLNINGQFLHLLRVTPKLINIAEYGISAEQWKDYVDGVKEDLKKGNISANGITIYLYLYDLITGKHGQRDIRYVFVDEVQDYDAYQLAYLKYRFPHAKFTLLGDLNQAIFTHENSRSLLKQLGTMFDPEKTKVVQLTKSYRSTKQITDFTKHILIDGEAIEAFEREGNKPQVYQAKDEQEGVAAVIDILNKYQNDHDAVAIIGKDLKDSEELYQKLNANNIKTTLIRTENQRLVKGPIVVPSYLAKGLEFDAVIVWNANDQQYHGNDERQLLYTICSRAMHELSLVSIGSTTSLLDQVPTDEYEKVNVDK, from the coding sequence ATGTCTACGAAAACTGAAAAAGAACTAGAACAAAAGTACCTTGATAATGTGATTGATAAAGTAAAACAGGCCGAACAAAAAGCAGAAGAAAAGATTAAAACGGCTCAACATGATATTAAGGGCATCAATAAGCAAATTGATGATATCCACTTAAATACCACTACTTATTCAGGCATGATGGATACGGCCATGTCTTTTCGTGCTCAACAGCAGATGCTAGATGAACGTCAAAATAGCTGGCAACACGCTGCAGACCGGCTAGCAACTTTACAGCGACTTGAAAAGAAACCTTACTTTGCTCGCATTGATTTTCGTGAAAAAGGTGCCAATGAATCCGAAAAGGTATATATCGGGCTTGCATCCTTTACCGATAAGCCAGATCACTTTCTTGTTTATGACTGGCGAGCGCCGATTTCGTCTGTTTACTATGAAGGGAAACTTGGGAAAGTTAAATATCAGACTCCGGTAGGCGAGCAAGAGGTAGATCTTACTCTTAAACGCCAATTTCAAATTAAAGATGGGGTAATTGTAACCATCTTTGATACCGACGAACAAGTAGGCGACCAGATGCTCCTTGATGCGCTTGGTAACCATTCCAGTACCAAGATGAAAAGCATTGTAACGACGATCCAACGGAAACAAAATGAAATTATTCGTGATACGAAAAACGAATTGTTGTTTGTTCAGGGGGCTGCTGGCTCGGGGAAGACAGCGGCAGTTCTCCAACGGGTTGCCTGGCTCCTTTACCGTTACCGGGGTAATTTGACCTCTTCACAAGTTGTTCTTTTTTCACCTAACCAATTATTTAATGACTACATTGATCAAGTCTTGCCAGAATTGGGTGAGCATAACATGGTCCAGATGACTTACTTCCAGTTCGCTAATCGCCGGGTGCCAAAGCTTCATGTTCAGAACTTAGAACAACGGTTTGAAAGTCACCAAGATGAAACGGCTAAGAATGCGCAACAACTATTAACTAGCTTGCAATATTTCAAAGCAACAGAGCGTTATGCTAACCATCTTGGTCATGCTAATATGCGTTTCCGCAACCTTATGTTTAATGGTAAAGTCTTTTTGAGCAAAGAGAAGATTAAAGAAATTTACTATTCATTTAATAACAACTATAACCTGGGAAATAGGTTGGATGGAACCAAGGAAGAATTGATCAAAGATCTTAATCACCGTGTAAGCACTGAAATGCGCAATAAATGGGTTGAAGATGAAATTCAAAGCTTGAGTAAAGAAGAAATCGATAACTTATTTAATAACCAACCGCGTGAATTTGAGGATGAAGATAAAGAATATAAGTTCCTCGCACGTCAAATCGTTATGCGGGCATTTATGCCAATAAAAAAGGCCATCGATCATAACCAATGGCTTAACATCAATGGACAATTTTTACACCTTCTCCGGGTAACTCCAAAACTTATTAATATTGCTGAGTATGGAATTTCTGCAGAACAGTGGAAAGATTACGTTGATGGGGTAAAAGAAGACCTAAAGAAGGGGAACATCAGTGCCAACGGAATTACTATTTACCTGTACCTGTATGATTTGATTACTGGAAAGCATGGTCAACGTGATATCCGCTACGTTTTCGTTGATGAAGTCCAAGATTATGATGCTTACCAGTTAGCTTACCTTAAGTATCGTTTCCCCCATGCTAAATTCACATTGTTAGGAGACCTTAATCAGGCAATTTTCACTCATGAGAATAGCCGGTCACTATTAAAGCAGTTAGGGACGATGTTTGATCCAGAGAAGACAAAGGTTGTCCAATTAACGAAGTCTTACCGTTCCACGAAACAAATTACCGACTTTACTAAACATATTTTAATTGATGGTGAAGCGATTGAGGCCTTTGAGCGCGAAGGCAATAAGCCACAAGTTTATCAAGCTAAGGATGAGCAAGAAGGGGTAGCGGCAGTTATTGATATCCTTAATAAGTATCAAAATGATCATGATGCCGTCGCAATTATTGGTAAAGATCTCAAAGATAGTGAAGAGCTGTATCAAAAGTTAAATGCTAACAACATTAAGACCACCCTTATTCGGACAGAAAATCAACGGTTAGTAAAGGGCCCGATTGTTGTACCGTCATATTTAGCAAAGGGGTTGGAATTTGATGCGGTTATTGTTTGGAATGCGAATGATCAGCAATACCATGGTAACGATGAGCGACAATTGCTCTATACGATTTGTTCCCGAGCAATGCATGAGTTAAGTTTAGTATCAATTGGCAGCACAACTAGTTTGCTAGACCAAGTGCCGACAGATGAATATGAAAAAGTTAATGTTGACAAATAA
- a CDS encoding DedA family protein yields MSHIFYLLTHIAEIIIPMFEWMGAWSYVLLFILIFMETGLVIFPWLPGESLVFLTCSFIAFNPILKMEIVIPVFFFAALIGDTVNYYIGHSLSHWQWLKKRMAGPRFEKAQEFLARHGIKAVALGRFVPLIRTFVPLIAGTMQFPFHRFTIGNIIGVTLWVAIGAGCGYYFGIIPFICQHFSLIILAFVVCSLLGVGLLALIKAIRQRIIKRNRML; encoded by the coding sequence ATGAGCCATATTTTTTATCTTCTAACTCATATTGCGGAAATAATTATTCCCATGTTTGAGTGGATGGGCGCTTGGAGCTATGTTCTCCTTTTTATCCTAATTTTTATGGAAACTGGATTAGTGATTTTCCCATGGCTTCCTGGTGAATCGCTTGTCTTTTTAACTTGTTCTTTTATCGCTTTTAACCCGATCTTAAAAATGGAAATCGTCATCCCCGTCTTCTTTTTCGCGGCGCTAATTGGTGACACAGTTAATTATTATATTGGTCATTCCCTTTCTCATTGGCAATGGCTCAAAAAAAGAATGGCCGGTCCCCGCTTTGAGAAAGCACAAGAATTTTTAGCCCGTCATGGGATCAAAGCTGTAGCATTAGGGCGATTTGTACCGCTCATTCGTACCTTTGTCCCCTTAATTGCTGGAACAATGCAGTTTCCATTTCACCGTTTCACAATTGGTAATATTATTGGCGTTACATTATGGGTAGCGATTGGTGCTGGATGTGGATATTACTTTGGAATAATTCCGTTTATCTGTCAGCACTTCTCACTTATCATCTTAGCATTTGTTGTGTGTTCACTGTTAGGAGTTGGCTTGTTAGCACTTATCAAAGCGATTCGTCAACGAATTATTAAGCGAAACCGAATGCTATAA
- a CDS encoding histidine phosphatase family protein has protein sequence MAINVYFVRHGQTYLNLYNRMQGWADGPLTPKGEEDAKRVGRALAPIQFDYVFCSDLARTVSTTRFLLAEHPGNNPTPIPEPAFREEFFGYFEGEDGQHFADFLGGPDGYHSFTEMVAGWGPDKLKDKIAAADNYGTAEDHVAFWKRVDKGFDRLRALPDGSEVLVVSHGATIRSIVQRYSDAYDPGDSPRNGSITKLTLDKNNTTVDFYNKLELPE, from the coding sequence ATGGCAATCAACGTTTATTTTGTACGCCACGGACAAACCTATCTTAATCTCTACAATCGGATGCAAGGTTGGGCTGATGGTCCGCTAACGCCAAAGGGTGAAGAAGACGCTAAACGAGTAGGACGGGCGCTTGCTCCTATTCAATTTGATTATGTATTTTGCAGCGACCTCGCACGAACAGTTTCAACTACCCGTTTCTTGCTTGCTGAACATCCTGGTAATAATCCAACGCCAATTCCAGAGCCAGCGTTTCGGGAAGAATTCTTTGGCTACTTTGAAGGAGAAGATGGCCAACATTTTGCTGACTTTCTTGGCGGCCCAGATGGTTATCATAGCTTTACAGAAATGGTTGCCGGTTGGGGTCCAGACAAATTAAAAGATAAGATTGCAGCCGCGGATAATTATGGTACTGCTGAAGACCATGTTGCTTTCTGGAAGCGGGTAGATAAAGGTTTTGACCGTTTACGAGCATTGCCAGACGGATCAGAAGTACTAGTAGTTTCACACGGAGCCACTATTCGTTCAATCGTCCAACGCTATTCTGACGCTTACGATCCAGGCGATTCACCACGTAACGGAAGCATCACTAAGCTAACTTTAGATAAGAATAATACTACTGTTGATTTTTATAACAAACTTGAATTACCAGAATAA
- the hflX gene encoding GTPase HflX, with protein sequence METNIQTLEPVIITGLNTGQEDFDYSMVELAELAQANHMEVIDRIDQVIDRPNPATYFGKGKVEEIRDVADANHVPTIITNDELSPSQLRNLEEGTGCRILDRTALILEIFATRAQTKEAKLQVQIAELQYRLPRLQTSASERLDQQTGGGSGFTNRGAGETKLEMDRRTIQHQISHLRQELAAIAKSEQTKRKQRVKSAIPTAALVGYTNAGKSTIMNGLVRKYGAAEEKTVFEKNMLFATLDTSVRQLTLPDQKRFLLSDTVGFVSKLPTHLVESFKSTLAEAANADLLIQVIDYSDPHYKEMMETTNETLKQIGITDIPMINVFNKADKTEIEFPILEGDDQVVISAKQDASLDLLVDVIKKHLFKDYVTTTLLIPFTDGHVVSYLNEHTNILDTAYESDGTLLTVEMSVQDYQRFNKYEKA encoded by the coding sequence ATGGAGACTAACATACAAACTCTAGAACCAGTAATTATTACTGGATTAAATACTGGTCAAGAAGACTTTGACTACTCAATGGTTGAACTGGCTGAATTAGCACAAGCAAATCACATGGAAGTTATCGATCGGATTGATCAAGTCATCGATCGTCCTAATCCTGCTACCTACTTTGGAAAAGGCAAAGTCGAAGAAATTCGTGACGTGGCTGATGCTAATCACGTTCCTACTATCATTACCAATGATGAATTATCACCAAGTCAATTACGTAATCTTGAAGAAGGAACCGGATGTCGTATTCTAGACCGAACCGCTCTTATTTTAGAGATTTTCGCAACCCGCGCTCAAACCAAAGAAGCTAAACTCCAAGTACAAATTGCGGAACTGCAATATCGCTTACCACGATTGCAAACTAGTGCAAGTGAGCGGTTAGACCAGCAAACCGGTGGAGGAAGCGGCTTTACTAACCGGGGTGCCGGGGAAACCAAACTTGAAATGGATCGGCGAACTATCCAACATCAAATTTCCCACCTTCGTCAAGAACTGGCTGCTATTGCTAAATCTGAACAAACCAAGCGAAAACAACGAGTAAAGAGTGCAATTCCCACAGCTGCTCTTGTCGGCTATACCAATGCCGGTAAATCAACCATTATGAATGGCCTCGTAAGAAAATATGGAGCTGCTGAAGAAAAAACTGTTTTTGAAAAGAATATGTTATTTGCCACCCTTGATACAAGTGTCCGGCAACTAACACTTCCAGATCAAAAACGCTTCTTACTTAGTGACACGGTCGGTTTTGTCAGCAAGTTGCCTACTCACCTTGTTGAATCATTTAAATCAACACTTGCAGAAGCCGCTAATGCTGACTTACTAATCCAAGTTATTGATTATTCTGATCCACATTACAAGGAAATGATGGAAACAACTAATGAAACCTTAAAACAAATTGGGATTACTGATATTCCAATGATCAACGTATTTAATAAAGCAGATAAAACTGAGATTGAATTCCCTATTCTTGAAGGTGACGATCAAGTTGTAATTTCAGCTAAACAAGATGCTTCATTAGATCTTCTTGTTGATGTTATTAAGAAACACCTATTTAAGGACTATGTCACCACTACTCTTCTAATTCCATTTACTGATGGTCACGTTGTTTCTTACCTTAATGAACACACTAATATTTTAGATACTGCTTATGAAAGTGATGGGACATTATTAACGGTAGAAATGTCAGTTCAAGATTATCAACGCTTTAACAAGTACGAAAAAGCATGA
- a CDS encoding SA1002 family membrane protein: MEKIIYWVLLIALIVITMGINAHHTHNMVYIHSLILITIMVVISMVSFIAILYCVMAFIFDLRIFHVSSVFSLILLIAVLVGIMLSNFLGWFQHHYHYHMTSLTIMEYYIQWSLIYTTIYQVIFNDLSKSSKYMLKIVAESRIINPDYIIMALFPALISTWIAIVIYKVQQKQI, translated from the coding sequence ATGGAGAAGATTATTTATTGGGTTTTATTGATCGCTCTAATAGTTATCACAATGGGAATAAATGCCCACCATACTCATAACATGGTATATATCCATTCATTAATTTTGATCACAATTATGGTAGTAATTAGTATGGTTAGTTTTATTGCAATTTTGTATTGTGTAATGGCGTTTATTTTTGACTTACGAATTTTTCATGTTAGCTCCGTTTTTAGTTTGATATTATTAATTGCTGTATTAGTGGGAATTATGTTGTCAAATTTTTTAGGCTGGTTTCAGCACCATTATCATTATCATATGACGAGTCTAACAATCATGGAATATTATATTCAATGGTCACTAATTTATACGACGATTTATCAAGTTATTTTTAACGATCTTTCAAAATCTTCAAAATATATGCTTAAGATTGTGGCCGAGAGTAGGATTATTAATCCCGATTACATAATCATGGCATTATTTCCCGCATTAATTTCAACGTGGATCGCAATTGTTATTTACAAGGTTCAACAAAAACAAATATAA
- a CDS encoding IS30 family transposase — translation MTYTHLTTNELTIIAHSFVQKLKAYRVAQMIKRCAETVYRVYRCLETGASIADYQDHYMRNKQRCGRKRTQLSLAELTYINDKIAQGWTPDTIIGRAERPISCNRRTLYRMFERGQFGFDVRSLPMRGKRHPNGYVERRGKAGQLGRSIHERAKDFPHYATEFGHLEADTVQGKKHQGAVMTLTERQSKVEIVLNVHEKTANAINQHLSQWLRKFPRHFFKSITFDNGKEFAGWREIANQFDLHTYFAEVGAPNQRGLNENNNGLLRRDGLTKQLDFRNLPDELVTQLMSKRNNLPRKSLGYRTPYEVFMSYVTDEQLFSF, via the coding sequence ATGACTTACACCCATCTTACCACAAACGAGCTGACAATCATCGCCCATTCTTTCGTGCAAAAGCTTAAAGCGTACCGAGTGGCCCAAATGATCAAACGTTGCGCCGAAACCGTTTATCGCGTTTATCGTTGCCTGGAAACCGGTGCCTCAATTGCTGATTATCAAGATCACTATATGCGCAATAAGCAACGTTGTGGCCGAAAACGTACTCAGTTGTCACTGGCTGAACTCACTTATATCAACGACAAAATTGCCCAGGGGTGGACGCCTGATACCATTATTGGGCGCGCTGAGCGCCCAATTAGTTGTAACCGGCGAACTCTTTACCGGATGTTTGAACGTGGCCAGTTCGGCTTCGATGTCCGTTCCTTGCCGATGCGAGGTAAGCGGCACCCGAATGGCTATGTCGAGCGCCGCGGGAAGGCTGGCCAATTGGGGCGAAGTATTCACGAGCGTGCCAAGGACTTTCCGCACTATGCCACTGAATTTGGGCACCTTGAAGCTGATACCGTCCAAGGCAAAAAGCACCAAGGGGCGGTAATGACCCTGACCGAACGCCAATCGAAGGTCGAAATTGTACTCAATGTGCACGAAAAGACGGCTAATGCGATTAACCAACACTTAAGTCAGTGGCTTCGGAAATTCCCGCGGCACTTCTTCAAATCGATTACCTTTGACAACGGAAAAGAATTCGCCGGCTGGCGCGAGATTGCCAATCAATTTGACCTTCACACTTACTTTGCCGAGGTTGGTGCTCCCAATCAACGAGGGCTGAACGAAAACAACAACGGTCTTTTACGCCGGGATGGCTTAACGAAACAGCTAGATTTCCGCAATCTTCCTGATGAATTGGTAACCCAACTGATGAGTAAGCGAAATAACCTGCCCCGTAAATCACTAGGCTATCGAACTCCATATGAAGTATTCATGTCTTACGTCACTGATGAGCAACTATTTTCTTTCTAA
- a CDS encoding GlsB/YeaQ/YmgE family stress response membrane protein, with product MYWIWVLIVGGLIGLAAGALTRRGGSMGVISNIVAGLVGSAIGEAVLGAWGPQVAGMAIVPSIIGAVILVMIVSLIFGIRTD from the coding sequence ATGTACTGGATTTGGGTTTTAATTGTTGGTGGATTAATTGGTTTAGCTGCTGGTGCGTTAACCCGTCGTGGCGGATCAATGGGAGTGATCAGTAATATTGTTGCTGGACTAGTAGGATCAGCAATCGGTGAAGCAGTATTAGGCGCATGGGGACCGCAAGTAGCTGGGATGGCAATTGTTCCATCAATTATTGGAGCAGTAATCTTAGTAATGATCGTCTCCTTGATTTTCGGAATTCGAACCGATTGA
- a CDS encoding CsbD family protein, which produces MASDKHGIKDKIAGKLKETEGKVTNDKTREGEGKLQKLKGKVKDGVNDLKESIKGNKKEG; this is translated from the coding sequence ATGGCTAGCGATAAGCACGGAATAAAAGATAAGATAGCAGGGAAACTAAAAGAAACTGAAGGCAAAGTAACTAATGATAAGACTCGTGAAGGAGAAGGAAAACTTCAGAAACTTAAAGGAAAAGTAAAAGATGGGGTTAATGATCTTAAAGAGTCAATAAAAGGAAATAAAAAGGAGGGCTGA